A genomic stretch from Plasmodium cynomolgi strain B DNA, scaffold: 0005, whole genome shotgun sequence includes:
- a CDS encoding Pv-fam-d protein (putative): MDEDNEEMFPYDHENSSTSMESEHDSEIPYPPQNYDDDFNGPYNSFDVDENYEEQYNRPIDGDYPDQQFNASKQYGLYVPNLNDSKRQNGYIPQRIPNVIVLPERHLDMMIGRGHYLQEAFDEMEPDDRQKTGESLMREEYEKAKTSIEQEAEKRTPFGNIINRIDTRFEYEMMRSMKARNNDNSAVKEKGMRSNLIFYMKKYKLLFPLMCNLLAVGLLVMMGFEVTAIILCIIGIMLVVYYELKLSKIKKMHRVFKKFNARYHILP; encoded by the coding sequence ATGGATGAAGATAATGAAGAAATGTTTCCTTACGATCATGAAAATTCATCAACTTCAATGGAAAGTGAACATGATTCGGAAATACCATATCCCCCACAAAATTACGATGATGATTTTAATGGACCGTATAATTCATTCGATGTagatgaaaattatgaagaacAATATAATAGACCAATAGATGGGGATTATCCCGATCAACAGTTTAATGCATCAAAACAGTATGGACTGTATGTCCCTAACTTAAATGATTCAAAACGTCAGAATGGTTATATACCACAACGCATTCCAAACGTTATTGTCCTTCCTGAAAGGCATCTTGATATGATGATAGGACGAGGCCATTATCTGCAGGAAGCATTTGATGAAATGGAACCAGATGATAGGCAAAAAACGGGTGAATCGTTAATGAGAGAAGAATATGAGAAAGCGAAAACATCTATAGAACAGGAAGCAGAAAAACGAACGCCGTTtggaaatataataaatagaATAGATACAAGATTTGAATATGAAATGATGCGTTCAATGAAAGCAAGAAATAATGACAACAGTGccgtaaaagaaaaaggtatgcgaagtaatttaattttttatatgaagaaatacaaactACTTTTCCCTCTTATGTGTAACTTGTTAGCTGTGGGTCTACTTGTAATGATGGGGTTTGAAGTAACTGCTATTATACTTTGCATCATAGGTATTATGTTGGTAGTTTATTACGAGCTTAAAttaagtaaaattaaaaagatgCATagagtttttaaaaaatttaatgctCGTTATCACATATTACCA
- a CDS encoding PST-A protein (putative): protein MGGNIALRTLQILGKSNDERNKRLNIKGCISLSGMISIELMLFSCFFPRYRLINNMHYIRYKYMNDVARFDKIRYKKGITSRFGYELLKAMKILDRDMIYIPKDIPILFIHSKDDTLCYYRGVVSFFNRLKNDNKELHILENMEHMLTIEPGNENVLKKILTWLTNLPNAIRDTKWNFEERGL, encoded by the exons ATGGGAGGAAATATTGCTTTAAGGACTTTACAAATACTGGGAAAATCGAATGATGAAAGAAATAAGAGATTAAATATTAAGGGGTGTATATCATTGTCCGGGATGATTTCTATTGAACTAATG ttgttttcctgttttttcccAAGATATCGgcttataaataatatgcacTACATAaggtataaatatatgaatgaTGTGGCTCGTTTCGATAAGATTCGTTATAAGAAAGGAATAACAAGTAGATTTGGATATGAACTATTAAAAGcaatgaaaattttagaCAGAGATATGATTTATATTCCTAAGgatattcccattttgtttatccaTTCGAAGGATGATACTTTATGTTATTATAGAGGAGttgtatcattttttaacagGCTAAAGAATGATAATAAGGAGCTGCACATTTTAGAAAACATGGAACACATGTTGACCATTGAGCCTGGAAATgaaaacgttttaaaaaagattttgACTTGGCTCACCAATTTGCCGAACGCAATAAGGGACACGAAATGGAATTTTGAGGAAAGGggtttataa